One Microbacter margulisiae genomic window carries:
- a CDS encoding RagB/SusD family nutrient uptake outer membrane protein — protein sequence MIRLKYILFAGMFAMGLTSCNSFLDKMPENQIPIALIDYTQLSNMYEPVSGIYRMAASANPGFVHWMDFGIRGIRGDDLDKGSSASDQSTLTDIKGFHYDYASVQSFWGTNNYFNDYYGLIQDCNGALIELNKFAANIPASDAVNQKLNLQYQAEVRFIRAFAHLMLERVFGQIPILTDNSKIQTIGKSSVKDVLTWISSEMDFCIANLEDARPNQSVHFGAVTKYTAYMLKAIVNADMAGNDNSSTYWQTVLDDTNAIINSGKFSLYPDYYELFKKPGKMCNESLFELQYSDFGTSSGPAVEPDAFFAFQGPRGDQHGSPISGWGFMNPSQSYVNFLEARHDSIRLKTTILFTSSPGHNYYVTPSNDTIWPNSDGDLYFNGKAYYPSSQMTPGRTDYGEDNNIRILRYADALLFNAEAKIRMGQNGDAPLNLVRERAGLTPITNATLQNVLDERRAEFSCEWWGERFDDMIRTGEATSLPGFVAGQSEYLPIPQTQIDLNVNLK from the coding sequence ATGATACGATTAAAATATATTCTTTTTGCAGGTATGTTTGCAATGGGACTAACAAGTTGCAACTCTTTTTTGGATAAGATGCCTGAAAATCAAATTCCTATTGCACTTATTGATTATACTCAGTTAAGCAATATGTATGAACCTGTCTCCGGAATTTACCGGATGGCAGCCAGTGCCAATCCGGGATTTGTACATTGGATGGATTTCGGAATCCGGGGCATCAGGGGTGACGATTTGGATAAAGGATCGTCAGCCAGCGACCAATCTACGCTGACCGATATTAAAGGTTTTCATTATGATTATGCTTCTGTACAAAGTTTCTGGGGAACCAACAACTATTTCAATGACTATTATGGTTTGATTCAGGATTGTAATGGAGCTTTGATTGAATTGAACAAATTTGCTGCAAATATTCCGGCCAGTGATGCCGTGAATCAGAAACTGAATCTGCAGTATCAGGCTGAAGTTCGTTTTATCCGTGCTTTTGCGCATTTAATGCTGGAACGTGTTTTTGGACAGATTCCCATTTTAACGGACAATTCAAAAATTCAAACCATAGGGAAAAGTTCTGTTAAGGATGTATTGACATGGATCAGTAGTGAAATGGATTTCTGTATTGCCAATCTGGAAGATGCACGCCCGAACCAGTCAGTTCATTTTGGTGCTGTTACCAAGTATACGGCCTATATGCTGAAAGCCATTGTAAATGCAGATATGGCAGGTAATGATAATTCGAGCACCTATTGGCAAACAGTACTGGATGATACGAATGCAATCATTAATAGCGGTAAGTTTAGTTTATACCCTGACTATTACGAACTGTTCAAAAAACCGGGAAAAATGTGTAATGAATCCCTCTTTGAATTACAATATAGTGATTTTGGGACTTCATCTGGCCCTGCTGTTGAACCGGATGCCTTCTTTGCCTTCCAGGGACCACGCGGTGATCAGCACGGAAGCCCGATTTCAGGATGGGGATTTATGAATCCTTCTCAATCGTATGTTAACTTTTTGGAAGCCCGTCATGATTCCATTCGTTTGAAAACAACGATTCTGTTTACCAGCAGTCCTGGACACAACTATTACGTAACTCCAAGCAATGATACCATTTGGCCAAATTCAGACGGAGATTTGTATTTTAACGGGAAGGCTTACTATCCATCTTCTCAAATGACTCCGGGCAGAACAGATTATGGCGAAGATAATAATATACGTATTCTTCGTTATGCGGATGCTCTGTTGTTCAATGCTGAAGCAAAAATCAGAATGGGTCAGAACGGTGATGCTCCTTTGAATCTTGTACGCGAGCGGGCAGGATTGACACCTATTACCAATGCTACATTGCAGAATGTATTGGATGAACGGAGGGCTGAGTTCTCGTGCGAATGGTGGGGTGAACGTTTTGATGATATGATTCGGACAGGAGAAGCAACATCACTCCCAGGCTTTGTAGCAGGACAAAGTGAGTATCTTCCGATTCCACAAACGCAGATAGATTTGAATGTGAATCTGAAATAG